A genomic window from Candidatus Kouleothrix ribensis includes:
- a CDS encoding inositol monophosphatase, with product MSDATLEFAITLARQAGQLLRDGLSQQRQIDLKSPYELVTDIDRASEALIVAAIRARFPGHAILAEEGGGEYAAARPTWLIDPLDGTNNFAHGFPFFAVSLALWAEQCPLLGVIYDPLRDELFAAQAGAGAHCNDRRMHVSGVATLGAALVSTGFAYDYAERADNNLGQFDRVQARCQGVRRAGAAALDLAYLAMGRLDAHWEIDLKPWDTGAAALLVTEAGGRISDGQGRAWQPWCESIVASNGLIHDELLGVLSYTL from the coding sequence ATGAGCGACGCCACGCTAGAGTTTGCGATCACACTCGCGCGCCAGGCCGGGCAGCTACTGCGCGACGGCTTGAGCCAGCAGCGCCAGATCGACCTGAAAAGCCCCTACGAGCTGGTCACCGATATCGATCGCGCCAGCGAAGCGCTGATTGTGGCAGCGATCCGCGCGCGCTTTCCCGGCCACGCCATCCTGGCCGAAGAGGGTGGCGGCGAGTATGCCGCCGCGCGCCCGACCTGGCTGATCGACCCGCTCGACGGCACCAATAATTTCGCGCATGGCTTTCCATTCTTCGCGGTGTCGCTGGCGCTGTGGGCCGAGCAGTGCCCGCTGCTGGGCGTGATCTACGACCCGCTGCGCGACGAGCTATTCGCCGCCCAGGCCGGCGCCGGCGCGCACTGCAACGATCGGCGTATGCACGTGTCGGGCGTGGCCACACTAGGCGCCGCGCTGGTTTCGACCGGCTTTGCCTACGATTATGCTGAGCGGGCCGACAACAACCTGGGCCAGTTCGACCGCGTGCAGGCGCGCTGCCAGGGCGTGCGCCGCGCCGGCGCAGCCGCGCTCGACCTGGCCTACCTGGCTATGGGCCGGCTCGACGCGCACTGGGAGATCGACCTGAAGCCGTGGGACACCGGCGCGGCGGCCTTGCTCGTGACCGAGGCCGGCGGGCGGATATCCGACGGCCAGGGCCGCGCCTGGCAGCCCTGGTGCGAGTCGATCGTGGCGTCGAACGGCCTGATTCACGATGAGCTGCTGGGAGTGTTGAGCTACACGCTTTGA